In Halovivax gelatinilyticus, the following are encoded in one genomic region:
- the carB gene encoding carbamoyl-phosphate synthase large subunit has translation MASAHHRAGDEPDGRTILLIGSGPIQIGQAAEFDYSGAQACRALQEEGARVVLVNSNPATIMTDPEMADRVYIEPITTEAISEIIETESPDGVIAGLGGQTGLNVTAELAEEGVLDEHDVEIMGTPLDTIYATEDRDLFRQRMESIGQPVPRSTTITLDEGESVAELNETDLRERVEGAVDDVGGLPVIARTTYTLGGSGSGVVSEMDELIERVRKGLRLSRNNEVLITESIAGWIELEYEVMRDADDSCIIICNMENLDPMGIHTGESTVVTPSQVIPDPGHQEMRTAALDVIRELGIQGGCNIQFAWRDDGTPGGEYRVVEVNPRVSRSSALASKATGYPIARVTAKVALGKRLHEIENEITGETTAAFEPAIDYVVTKVPRWPKDKFDDVDFELTTAMKSTGEAMAIGRTFEESLLKALRSTEYDPSADFADVSDGDLETDFLEKPTPDRPYAMLEAFDRGYTVSDLCELTGIHEWYVERFERIATADSAAREGEVTEAAAAGRTNAAVAELADTDVESVESAVPERTYKQVDTCAGEFEAQTPYYYSARQSALAGTAIPGTAGGGATDDGAPTERVSRAASELEIDPDVESVIVVGGGPIRIGQGVEFDYCAVHAVQALRELGIDAHVVNNNPETVSTDYDTSDGLFFEPITAEEVADAAEATGADGVMVQFGGQTSVNVGEPLEAELERRGLDCAVLGTSVEAMDLAEDRDRFNALMDELGIAQPEGGTAVSKEEALDLAHDIGYPVLVRPSYVLGGRAMEIVHDDAELETYIEEAVRVSPDKPILVDEFLEDAVELDVDAVADGEDVLIGGIMEHVESAGVHSGDSACMIPPRSLGRDVNRRVREVAEEIARALDTVGLLNVQLAVKDGEVYVLEANPRSSRTVPFISKATGVPIAKIAAQVMAGNSLADLDVTEQVPAQTSIKEVVLPFDRLPGSDPRLGPEMKSTGEVMGTADTFGKAYEKAQSAAGNAIPESGTMVLDLADDAFPEPDSEAGEELADGFSTYYDFSDAVDLIDAARRGEIDLIVSGKRDLLSVAVEEEIPYFSTYEAASAALEAREHRGEPIDVQAVSDRPQRDEYWGQPKGE, from the coding sequence ATGGCTTCCGCGCACCATCGAGCCGGGGACGAACCGGACGGGCGCACGATATTGCTCATCGGGAGCGGCCCGATTCAGATCGGCCAGGCGGCGGAGTTCGATTACTCCGGCGCACAGGCCTGCCGGGCGCTGCAGGAGGAAGGCGCCCGCGTCGTGCTCGTCAATTCGAATCCCGCGACGATCATGACCGATCCGGAGATGGCAGACCGAGTCTACATCGAACCGATCACCACCGAGGCGATCAGCGAGATCATCGAGACGGAATCACCTGACGGCGTCATCGCCGGCCTCGGCGGACAGACCGGATTGAACGTCACCGCCGAACTCGCAGAGGAGGGCGTCCTCGACGAACACGACGTCGAGATCATGGGGACGCCGCTCGACACCATCTACGCGACCGAAGATCGTGACCTCTTTCGCCAGCGGATGGAGTCGATCGGCCAGCCGGTCCCGCGCTCGACGACGATCACCCTAGACGAGGGCGAGTCCGTCGCCGAACTGAACGAAACCGACCTGCGCGAGCGCGTCGAGGGCGCCGTCGACGACGTCGGCGGATTACCGGTCATCGCCCGGACGACCTACACGCTCGGTGGCTCCGGTTCCGGCGTCGTCTCCGAGATGGACGAGTTGATCGAGCGCGTCCGGAAGGGACTGCGCCTCTCTCGGAACAACGAGGTGTTGATCACCGAGTCGATCGCCGGCTGGATCGAACTCGAGTACGAGGTGATGCGCGACGCCGACGACTCCTGTATCATCATCTGCAACATGGAGAATCTCGATCCGATGGGGATCCACACGGGCGAGTCGACGGTCGTCACGCCCAGTCAGGTCATTCCCGACCCCGGCCACCAGGAGATGCGCACCGCGGCGCTCGACGTCATCCGCGAACTCGGCATCCAGGGCGGCTGTAACATCCAGTTCGCCTGGCGCGACGACGGCACCCCCGGCGGCGAGTACCGCGTCGTCGAGGTCAACCCGCGCGTCTCGCGCTCGTCGGCGCTCGCCTCGAAGGCGACCGGCTACCCGATCGCACGCGTCACCGCGAAGGTGGCTCTCGGCAAGCGCCTCCACGAGATCGAAAACGAGATCACCGGCGAGACGACCGCCGCGTTCGAGCCGGCGATCGACTACGTGGTCACGAAGGTGCCCCGGTGGCCCAAGGACAAGTTCGACGACGTCGACTTCGAGCTGACGACGGCGATGAAGTCGACCGGCGAGGCGATGGCGATCGGCCGGACGTTCGAGGAGAGCCTGCTCAAAGCGCTTCGCTCGACCGAGTACGATCCGAGCGCCGACTTCGCGGACGTCTCGGACGGGGACCTCGAGACCGACTTCCTCGAGAAACCGACGCCGGATCGTCCGTACGCGATGCTCGAGGCGTTCGACCGCGGCTACACCGTCTCCGACCTCTGTGAGCTGACCGGCATCCACGAGTGGTACGTCGAGCGGTTCGAACGGATCGCGACGGCCGACAGCGCCGCCCGGGAGGGCGAGGTGACCGAGGCGGCCGCCGCCGGCCGGACGAACGCGGCCGTCGCCGAACTGGCAGACACCGACGTCGAGTCGGTCGAATCGGCCGTCCCCGAGCGAACGTACAAACAGGTCGACACCTGTGCGGGCGAGTTCGAAGCCCAGACGCCGTACTACTACTCAGCCCGGCAATCTGCGCTCGCCGGTACGGCCATCCCCGGGACCGCCGGGGGAGGCGCGACCGACGACGGCGCCCCGACCGAACGCGTCTCGCGGGCGGCGAGCGAACTGGAGATCGACCCCGACGTCGAGAGCGTGATCGTCGTCGGCGGTGGTCCGATCCGGATCGGCCAGGGCGTCGAGTTCGACTACTGCGCGGTCCACGCCGTGCAGGCGCTTCGCGAACTGGGGATCGACGCGCACGTCGTGAACAACAATCCCGAGACGGTCTCGACGGACTACGACACCTCCGACGGGCTCTTCTTCGAGCCGATCACGGCCGAGGAAGTCGCCGACGCCGCGGAGGCGACCGGCGCCGACGGCGTGATGGTCCAGTTCGGCGGTCAGACCTCCGTCAACGTCGGCGAACCGCTCGAAGCCGAACTCGAACGCCGCGGTCTCGACTGTGCGGTGCTCGGTACCTCCGTCGAGGCGATGGACCTAGCAGAAGACCGCGACCGCTTCAACGCCCTCATGGACGAGCTCGGCATCGCCCAGCCGGAGGGCGGAACGGCCGTCTCCAAAGAAGAGGCGCTCGATCTCGCTCACGATATCGGCTACCCCGTGCTCGTCCGGCCCTCCTACGTCCTCGGCGGCCGCGCGATGGAGATCGTTCACGACGACGCCGAACTCGAGACGTACATCGAAGAGGCGGTCCGAGTGAGTCCGGACAAGCCGATCCTGGTCGACGAATTCCTGGAGGATGCCGTCGAACTCGACGTCGACGCCGTCGCCGACGGCGAGGACGTCCTCATCGGCGGAATCATGGAACACGTCGAGAGCGCGGGCGTTCACTCCGGCGACTCGGCGTGTATGATCCCGCCGCGATCGCTCGGCCGCGACGTCAACCGCCGGGTGCGCGAGGTGGCCGAAGAGATCGCCCGCGCGCTGGATACCGTCGGACTGCTGAACGTCCAGCTCGCGGTCAAAGACGGCGAGGTGTACGTCCTGGAGGCGAACCCGCGCTCGTCGCGAACCGTCCCGTTCATCTCGAAGGCGACGGGCGTCCCGATCGCGAAGATCGCCGCGCAGGTGATGGCCGGTAACTCGCTGGCTGACCTCGACGTCACCGAGCAGGTGCCGGCCCAGACGTCGATCAAGGAGGTCGTCCTCCCGTTCGACCGACTGCCCGGAAGCGACCCGCGACTCGGCCCGGAGATGAAGTCGACGGGCGAGGTCATGGGCACCGCCGACACGTTCGGCAAGGCCTACGAGAAGGCCCAGTCCGCGGCGGGTAACGCCATCCCCGAGTCGGGAACGATGGTTCTGGACCTGGCCGATGACGCGTTCCCAGAACCGGACAGCGAGGCCGGCGAGGAACTCGCCGACGGCTTCAGTACGTACTACGACTTCTCCGACGCGGTCGACCTGATCGACGCCGCCCGCCGCGGCGAGATCGACCTGATCGTCTCGGGCAAGCGCGACCTGCTATCGGTCGCCGTCGAAGAGGAGATTCCGTACTTCTCGACCTACGAGGCGGCCTCGGCCGCCCTGGAGGCCCGCGAGCACCGCGGCGAGCCGATCGACGTCCAGGCGGTCAGCGATCGCCCGCAGCGCGACGAGTACTGGGGCCAGCCGAAGGGCGAATAG
- a CDS encoding PAS domain S-box protein → MQNVETRDDVESVSVVYVHGNTSVRTSVSSALERGLDASVREADCAERARSMLSTTGADCVVTAYELPDTDGISLQTALRDAGCSTPVVIHAANGSETAAANALAADVAAYVPVDDPADDHESLVEAVDDVVSRGDSIETLRRRWQTVESLHDVALEFEHCRSPEETYQFAVDAMSQVLPVYACVIYVAEDNLLVPKATVGDVPGGWQPYGIDEGVAGRTYQDGSSSRTDHIPSSREASPVGAELRSGISVPVGSFGVLQAVSTQPAAYDEHDQKLAELLSAHVSAAVSRIQSEEAVKAERDRFATLFEHVPDAVAITRGEAREVVEMNPAFESIFGFDRTELLGEPIDEYIIPEDGDAINVIEEAGTDEVVRDEVRRQGADETREFLFKGFAIEDGTDFREYAIYTDITERKNRERALRRYKRLVQAVGDPMYVLTADGRVEMINAAMAEVLGRSADEVRGLPADAYMPATDVETGTKLLAELIDDDRRDWETFEMTVEPVDGDSFVAETKVSPLINDGEFTGSVGVIRDISRRKERERRIRELHEGTRLLMAAEGAEAVAEVASTVAAEALGLEINGVHLYDDEVDGLVPVANSKCALELLGGDPPVIETGGGLMWDAYEAGEPIAHGDVRSAADVRNPDTPIRSEAYIPIGEHGLLVVSSTEVADFDEEALTLAKILSSNVEAALERAERESTLADRTRELERQNERLDEFAGTVSHDLRNPLTLANGHLDVARETADEDTDRHLSEVDWALSRMDDLIADVLELARSGRQLTSTEPVSLDAVVSQAHRTVDPDLDVAVDGPLDTVEGSAQRLLALFENCVRNAREHVGEDVTVTVRTTPDGFAIDDDGPGIPPDERRSVLETGYTTAETGTGFGLSIVADVAEAHGWSIDIEESPDGGARIHIRTDEGSA, encoded by the coding sequence ATGCAGAACGTGGAGACGCGTGACGACGTTGAATCCGTATCCGTCGTCTACGTCCACGGAAATACGTCGGTACGCACGTCCGTCTCGTCGGCGCTCGAACGAGGCCTCGACGCGAGCGTTCGCGAGGCCGACTGCGCAGAGCGGGCGCGCTCCATGCTGAGCACGACCGGTGCCGATTGCGTCGTCACCGCGTACGAGCTGCCCGATACCGACGGTATTTCGCTCCAGACGGCTCTCAGGGACGCCGGCTGTTCGACCCCGGTCGTCATCCACGCGGCGAACGGTTCGGAAACGGCGGCGGCGAACGCGCTCGCGGCCGATGTTGCGGCGTACGTCCCAGTCGACGATCCGGCGGACGATCACGAATCGCTCGTCGAAGCGGTCGACGACGTCGTGTCGCGGGGCGACTCGATCGAAACGCTCAGGCGTCGGTGGCAAACCGTCGAATCGTTACACGACGTCGCCCTCGAATTCGAACACTGCCGGTCACCCGAGGAGACCTATCAGTTCGCCGTCGACGCCATGTCGCAGGTCCTCCCGGTCTACGCCTGCGTCATCTACGTCGCCGAAGATAACCTCCTCGTTCCGAAAGCGACGGTCGGAGACGTTCCCGGAGGCTGGCAGCCGTACGGGATCGACGAGGGAGTCGCGGGACGGACCTATCAGGACGGCTCGTCGAGTCGAACGGATCACATCCCGTCGAGTAGAGAGGCGTCGCCCGTCGGCGCGGAATTGCGATCGGGAATCAGCGTTCCGGTCGGTTCGTTCGGCGTGTTGCAGGCAGTTTCGACGCAACCGGCCGCCTACGACGAACACGATCAGAAACTCGCCGAGTTGCTCTCGGCGCACGTCTCGGCGGCGGTCTCGCGAATCCAATCGGAAGAAGCCGTCAAAGCCGAGCGGGATCGATTCGCCACGCTCTTCGAGCACGTGCCGGACGCCGTCGCGATCACCCGAGGCGAGGCGCGCGAAGTCGTCGAGATGAACCCAGCATTCGAGTCCATCTTCGGCTTCGACCGTACCGAGTTACTCGGAGAACCGATCGACGAGTACATCATTCCGGAAGACGGCGACGCGATCAACGTCATCGAGGAGGCTGGAACGGACGAGGTGGTCCGGGACGAGGTCAGACGCCAGGGTGCCGACGAAACGCGAGAGTTTCTCTTCAAAGGATTCGCGATCGAAGACGGCACCGACTTTCGCGAGTACGCGATCTACACCGACATTACAGAACGAAAGAACCGCGAGCGGGCGCTTAGACGCTACAAGCGACTGGTCCAGGCGGTCGGCGATCCGATGTACGTCCTGACAGCCGACGGCCGGGTCGAGATGATCAACGCCGCGATGGCAGAGGTGCTCGGCCGCTCCGCCGACGAGGTGCGTGGACTGCCCGCCGACGCGTACATGCCCGCTACCGACGTCGAAACCGGAACGAAGCTCCTCGCGGAACTGATCGACGACGATCGGCGCGACTGGGAGACGTTCGAGATGACGGTCGAACCGGTCGACGGAGACTCGTTCGTCGCCGAGACGAAGGTGTCGCCACTGATAAATGACGGCGAGTTTACCGGAAGCGTCGGCGTTATTCGTGACATAAGCCGGCGGAAAGAGCGTGAACGACGCATTCGCGAATTGCACGAAGGGACCCGCCTGCTCATGGCGGCTGAAGGGGCGGAGGCGGTCGCAGAGGTCGCGTCGACGGTCGCCGCCGAAGCGCTCGGCCTCGAGATCAACGGGGTCCACCTGTACGACGACGAGGTAGACGGTCTCGTGCCAGTCGCAAATTCCAAATGCGCACTCGAGTTGCTCGGGGGTGATCCACCCGTCATCGAAACGGGCGGCGGTCTCATGTGGGACGCCTACGAGGCCGGCGAGCCGATCGCCCACGGAGACGTTCGGAGCGCAGCTGACGTCAGAAATCCGGACACGCCGATCCGCAGCGAGGCGTACATTCCGATCGGCGAGCACGGACTCCTCGTCGTCAGTTCGACCGAAGTCGCAGACTTCGACGAGGAGGCGCTCACCCTGGCCAAAATCTTGAGTTCGAACGTCGAGGCTGCCCTCGAGCGCGCAGAGCGCGAGAGCACCCTCGCGGATCGAACCAGGGAGCTCGAACGGCAGAACGAACGTCTCGACGAATTCGCCGGAACCGTCAGTCACGACCTTCGTAATCCGCTCACGCTCGCGAACGGCCACCTGGACGTCGCCCGGGAGACGGCAGACGAGGACACGGACCGCCACCTGTCAGAGGTCGACTGGGCGCTCTCGCGAATGGACGACCTCATCGCCGACGTCCTGGAACTGGCCCGAAGCGGCCGTCAGCTCACCTCGACCGAGCCGGTCTCGCTCGACGCCGTCGTCTCGCAGGCTCACCGAACCGTCGACCCAGACCTCGACGTCGCCGTAGACGGCCCGCTCGACACCGTCGAGGGGAGCGCCCAGCGACTGCTTGCGCTGTTCGAAAACTGCGTGCGAAACGCCCGCGAGCACGTCGGCGAGGACGTCACGGTCACCGTCCGCACCACCCCCGACGGATTCGCGATCGACGACGACGGGCCGGGAATTCCCCCGGACGAACGGCGGTCGGTACTCGAAACCGGCTACACGACCGCGGAGACGGGAACCGGATTCGGTCTCTCGATCGTCGCGGACGTCGCCGAGGCCCACGGCTGGTCGATCGATATCGAGGAGAGTCCCGACGGCGGCGCACGAATCCATATCCGAACCGACGAGGGCAGCGCGTAA
- a CDS encoding DUF5815 family protein produces the protein MTEPRIPGEGAGPERLELPCGESLDPRSIDLGMREYRCSCGEAHAVVQDVHPPSRFFPESFVEVLRELIETADDFETFGTPHVLGIVLEEFPEAVVVHNAEGDGTVGYALLWVCDFDSRRLHEIVVELVVELMDHAVSHAEDESAISEFESQLERFDVEAFVEEYRRVRDVDSPHDRPV, from the coding sequence ATGACCGAACCGCGCATTCCCGGCGAGGGCGCAGGCCCGGAGCGGCTCGAACTACCTTGTGGCGAGTCGCTCGATCCGCGGTCGATCGACCTCGGCATGCGCGAGTACCGCTGTTCGTGCGGCGAGGCGCACGCCGTCGTCCAGGACGTCCACCCGCCGTCTCGGTTCTTTCCGGAGTCGTTCGTCGAGGTACTTCGCGAACTGATCGAGACCGCGGACGACTTTGAGACGTTCGGGACGCCACACGTTCTCGGCATCGTCCTAGAGGAGTTTCCGGAGGCCGTCGTCGTGCACAACGCGGAGGGCGACGGAACCGTCGGTTACGCGCTGTTGTGGGTGTGTGACTTCGATTCGCGCAGACTCCACGAGATCGTCGTCGAACTCGTCGTCGAGCTGATGGACCACGCGGTGAGTCACGCCGAAGACGAGTCGGCAATCTCCGAATTCGAATCACAGCTCGAACGGTTCGACGTCGAGGCATTCGTCGAGGAGTATCGTCGGGTGAGAGACGTCGATTCGCCCCACGACCGGCCGGTCTAA
- a CDS encoding DUF7124 domain-containing protein yields MNGGTDMTLAFELAALEELAYPERVFEDARTWSTYVGVVSEKPTYVVTNFTRKNRIRQDFFSGPRGKKESLESVKDQFATERQVFIGTTDEDEALADEVGWEYLPVEEAAEAADWVIAATVEDDDVDETEAGEKRDDWP; encoded by the coding sequence ATGAACGGCGGCACCGACATGACCCTCGCGTTCGAGCTGGCCGCACTCGAGGAACTGGCCTACCCCGAACGCGTGTTCGAGGACGCACGGACCTGGAGTACGTACGTGGGCGTCGTCTCCGAAAAACCGACCTACGTCGTGACGAATTTCACGCGGAAAAACCGCATTCGGCAGGATTTCTTCTCCGGCCCGCGCGGGAAGAAAGAGAGCTTAGAGAGCGTCAAGGATCAGTTCGCCACCGAACGGCAGGTGTTCATCGGGACGACCGACGAGGACGAGGCCCTCGCAGACGAGGTGGGATGGGAGTACCTTCCCGTCGAGGAGGCGGCGGAGGCGGCCGACTGGGTGATCGCGGCGACGGTCGAAGACGACGACGTCGACGAGACGGAAGCCGGCGAGAAACGAGACGACTGGCCCTAA
- a CDS encoding NAD(P)/FAD-dependent oxidoreductase: MSEYVIIGDGIAGSSAAETLREEAPDSSITVITDEGEPLYNRILIKEHAKGKLPEAPISIHDESWYEDRDITLSLNTHVTGVDTDENVISTHEGDEISYDKLLVATGGTPTQLPVPNSDADGIHHFWTFQDARRIRESAEAGERAVIVGAGLLGIDFAAVCGSQGVEGKYLMRGDRWWRYALSADGAEIMHDGMREVGVDPVFDSGVDHFEVDDDGHVTAAVDPNGERFECDWAGVAIGLTFNTEFLRGADIDEENGIIVDEFMRTSADDVFAAGDITRFHDLLIGERAQNGSWGSAKEQGRIAAINMVDAESEPFEWVSSYSITHFDFPFLSFGHPTLGDDHVEKRYSETEWRRVALQDGRVVGGVLIGNLAAQRPLKQLMREQRDVSGQTDLLLEDDIDVDAFAPAQEQ, from the coding sequence ATGAGCGAGTACGTCATTATCGGCGACGGTATCGCGGGCAGTTCCGCCGCCGAGACCCTGCGAGAGGAGGCTCCCGACTCCTCGATAACAGTTATCACAGACGAGGGGGAGCCGCTGTACAATCGCATTCTGATCAAAGAACACGCCAAAGGGAAGCTCCCCGAGGCACCTATCTCTATTCACGACGAATCCTGGTACGAAGACCGTGACATCACGCTCTCGTTGAACACGCACGTCACCGGCGTCGACACCGACGAGAACGTGATCTCCACCCACGAGGGCGACGAAATCTCCTACGACAAATTGCTCGTCGCGACGGGCGGGACGCCGACCCAGCTTCCGGTTCCAAACAGCGACGCAGACGGCATTCACCACTTCTGGACCTTCCAGGACGCCCGTCGAATCCGCGAGAGCGCCGAGGCCGGCGAACGTGCCGTCATCGTCGGGGCCGGACTCCTCGGTATCGACTTCGCTGCGGTCTGTGGCTCTCAGGGCGTCGAAGGGAAATACCTCATGCGCGGTGACCGCTGGTGGCGCTACGCCCTCTCGGCTGACGGCGCGGAGATCATGCACGACGGGATGCGGGAGGTCGGCGTCGACCCGGTCTTCGACAGCGGCGTCGATCACTTCGAGGTGGACGACGACGGGCACGTGACGGCCGCCGTCGATCCGAACGGCGAGCGCTTCGAGTGTGACTGGGCCGGCGTCGCCATCGGGCTGACGTTCAACACGGAGTTTCTGCGCGGTGCGGATATCGACGAAGAGAACGGCATCATCGTCGACGAGTTCATGCGGACGTCGGCCGACGACGTCTTCGCGGCCGGCGACATCACCCGATTTCACGACCTGCTCATCGGAGAGCGCGCACAGAACGGCTCCTGGGGCTCGGCGAAGGAACAGGGTCGAATCGCGGCGATCAACATGGTCGACGCCGAATCCGAACCGTTCGAGTGGGTCTCGTCGTACTCGATCACCCACTTCGACTTCCCGTTTCTCTCGTTCGGTCACCCGACGCTGGGCGACGACCACGTCGAGAAGCGCTACAGTGAGACCGAGTGGCGCCGCGTCGCCCTGCAGGACGGGCGGGTCGTCGGCGGCGTCCTGATCGGTAACCTGGCCGCACAACGGCCGTTGAAGCAGTTGATGCGCGAACAGCGCGACGTGAGCGGTCAGACCGACCTCCTGCTCGAAGACGACATCGACGTCGACGCGTTCGCCCCCGCACAGGAGCAATAA
- a CDS encoding DUF6149 family protein, translated as MKLRQNARHFASQKALETPVVRSVARTGLVRLHTRIFLGKADPAHADERRDHLDDLFEYTVDSYLAALQEGYSEAEAREITHIQANFDFYNHGWTEMMEIPTDELEAHYDRYADFFEEWGITIADPLGDFADGPVAAAPSTPERLDDPVHPHAEGGFADDVYVERADGELVVGGRDEPESVSLTDAVGVDESTADADESPSES; from the coding sequence ATGAAACTCCGTCAGAACGCCCGCCACTTCGCCTCGCAGAAAGCCCTGGAGACGCCGGTGGTCCGGTCGGTCGCCCGAACCGGACTCGTCAGGCTCCACACGCGAATATTTCTCGGCAAAGCCGATCCGGCGCACGCAGACGAGCGGAGAGACCACCTCGACGACCTCTTCGAGTACACGGTCGACAGCTATCTCGCCGCCCTGCAAGAAGGCTACAGCGAGGCCGAAGCGCGGGAAATTACCCACATTCAGGCCAACTTCGACTTCTACAACCACGGCTGGACCGAGATGATGGAGATTCCGACCGACGAACTCGAAGCCCACTACGACCGGTACGCGGACTTCTTCGAGGAGTGGGGGATCACGATCGCCGATCCGCTCGGCGACTTCGCGGACGGGCCGGTGGCCGCCGCGCCGTCGACGCCCGAACGACTCGACGACCCCGTCCACCCCCACGCGGAGGGCGGCTTCGCCGACGACGTCTACGTCGAGAGAGCGGACGGCGAACTGGTCGTCGGCGGACGAGACGAGCCCGAGTCGGTCTCGCTCACCGACGCGGTCGGCGTCGACGAATCGACGGCCGACGCGGACGAATCGCCATCGGAGTCGTGA
- a CDS encoding DUF7123 family protein: MSSAMATNLSSKQHDILEYLREHGKTKTYFKSRLIGQELGMTAKEVGSNITSIQQGDYDVEIEKWGYSSSTTWKVDVHC, from the coding sequence ATGAGTTCCGCAATGGCGACAAACCTCTCGAGTAAGCAACACGATATCCTCGAGTACTTGCGCGAACACGGCAAGACCAAGACCTACTTCAAGTCGCGGCTGATCGGGCAGGAACTCGGCATGACCGCGAAGGAGGTCGGTTCGAACATCACGTCGATCCAGCAGGGCGACTACGACGTCGAAATCGAAAAGTGGGGCTACTCGTCGAGTACGACGTGGAAGGTCGACGTTCACTGTTGA
- a CDS encoding transcription initiation factor IIB, with product MTNVTQTSRVRRAEEQEDEHEKNTHDRVSCPECTGRLVADSEHGETVCADCGLVVAEDSVDRGPEWRAFDASEKNEKSRVGAPTTNTMHDKGLSTNIDWRNKDAYGNSLGSRQREKMQRLRKWNERFRTRDSKERNLKQALGEIDRMASAVGLPTNVRETASVIYRRALEEDLLPGRSIEGVSTACVYAAARQAGVPRSLDEIADVSRVEKNEIARTYRYVVRELGLEVQPADPESYVPRFASGLDLSDESEHRARSLLKNAKEKGVHSGKSPVGLAAAAVYAAALLTNEKTTQAAVSEVADISEVTIRNRYHELLEAEDTVGMA from the coding sequence ATGACGAACGTTACACAAACCAGCCGAGTACGACGTGCTGAGGAACAGGAAGACGAACACGAGAAGAACACCCACGATCGAGTCAGCTGCCCCGAGTGTACGGGCCGCCTCGTCGCCGACAGCGAGCACGGCGAGACCGTCTGTGCCGACTGTGGGCTGGTCGTCGCCGAAGACTCCGTCGACCGTGGCCCGGAGTGGCGCGCGTTCGACGCCAGCGAGAAGAACGAAAAGTCCCGCGTGGGCGCGCCCACGACGAACACGATGCACGACAAGGGGCTGTCGACCAACATCGACTGGCGTAACAAGGACGCCTACGGCAACTCGCTCGGCTCCAGACAGCGCGAGAAGATGCAGCGGCTTCGCAAGTGGAACGAGCGATTTCGAACGCGCGACTCGAAGGAACGCAACCTGAAACAGGCGCTCGGCGAGATCGACCGGATGGCCAGCGCCGTCGGCCTCCCGACGAACGTTCGCGAGACCGCCTCCGTCATCTACCGTCGCGCTCTCGAAGAGGACCTCCTGCCGGGACGCTCGATCGAGGGCGTCTCGACGGCCTGCGTCTACGCCGCGGCACGTCAGGCCGGCGTTCCCCGCTCGCTCGACGAGATCGCCGACGTCAGCCGCGTCGAAAAGAACGAGATCGCACGCACCTACCGGTACGTCGTCCGCGAACTCGGTCTCGAGGTCCAGCCCGCAGACCCCGAGAGCTACGTCCCGCGCTTCGCCTCGGGACTCGACCTCTCCGACGAGTCGGAACACCGCGCCCGCTCGCTGCTGAAAAACGCCAAGGAGAAGGGTGTCCACTCCGGTAAATCGCCGGTCGGGCTCGCCGCGGCCGCCGTCTACGCCGCCGCCTTGCTCACCAACGAGAAGACGACACAGGCGGCGGTCAGCGAGGTCGCCGACATCTCGGAAGTGACGATCAGAAACCGCTACCACGAACTGCTCGAAGCCGAAGACACGGTCGGCATGGCCTGA
- a CDS encoding type I 3-dehydroquinate dehydratase, protein MAETLDFDSFVLAASTANITDEPAAREHADAIEFRLDLADEPLSALADYDGELPIIATNRASWEGGEWTGTDEARLDALESATEFERVRAIDVELASVDGGADRLVETARERDVAVIVSVHDFETTPPPSEMVRTLADASEHGDVAKLAVTANAPADALALLSATERCWTRGHRVATMAMGEVGRHTRAVAPIYGSVLGYAPVQPDDATAPGQYDLETLSALIESLREA, encoded by the coding sequence ATGGCCGAGACTCTCGATTTCGACTCGTTCGTGCTCGCAGCGTCGACGGCGAACATAACCGACGAGCCAGCGGCACGCGAGCACGCGGACGCGATCGAGTTCCGGCTCGACCTCGCCGACGAGCCGCTGTCCGCGCTCGCCGACTACGACGGCGAACTGCCGATCATCGCGACGAATCGGGCGTCGTGGGAAGGCGGCGAGTGGACGGGGACCGACGAAGCCCGACTCGACGCGCTCGAATCGGCGACCGAATTCGAGCGGGTCCGGGCCATCGACGTCGAACTCGCATCCGTCGACGGCGGCGCCGATCGGCTCGTCGAAACGGCACGCGAACGCGACGTCGCGGTGATCGTCTCCGTCCACGACTTCGAGACCACCCCGCCGCCCTCGGAGATGGTTCGGACGCTCGCCGACGCGAGCGAACACGGCGACGTCGCGAAGCTCGCCGTCACGGCGAACGCGCCGGCAGACGCGCTCGCGTTGCTTTCGGCGACAGAACGCTGTTGGACTCGGGGCCACCGGGTCGCGACGATGGCCATGGGCGAGGTCGGTCGTCACACCCGCGCGGTGGCACCGATCTACGGCTCCGTACTCGGTTACGCCCCCGTCCAACCCGACGACGCGACGGCACCGGGACAGTACGACCTGGAAACGCTTTCGGCGTTAATCGAATCGCTTCGGGAAGCGTGA